The sequence TGTGCTTTATAATATCCGTATAGGGGGTCAACCTTTGGTGATGAGCACTTAGCTCTGGTTTATATAAACTTGAAAAAACTTTACCTCGCTGACTTCCCGTCCTCATCATCCCGGGTTTGTAACCAAAAATTTCTCCAAATCGCTCTAAGTCTTTCTCGATCTCTCCTTCTAACAAAAAACCCGGAAACTTAGAGTAATTCCCATACATTTCATTTAACAGTTTTTTGCCATCTGATTCAGACATATGTTGGCGTTCATATCGAAATACATCTTCACGAAAATGGGGGTAACCACCTAGAACTTCGTCAGCCCCTTCACCAGTTAAAACAACTTTACATCCATTTTGACGCACAAAGCCACTCAGTAGTACTTTCGCTATACCGTGTGTGTTCCCAAAAGGTGTTTCGAATGAACGAACTGACTTATCAAAATTATCTACAATATCTTGCTCAGTAACTCGTAATACGTTCAGTTTCGAACCTACAAAGTCCGCTTGAAGTTTCGCCCTATCAAGTTCATCGTAGTTTTCATTATCAAATACAATGGTATATGATTCTGGTGCTTTACCACTGACTCTTGCAGCTGTCCCTAATACCGCCCCTGAATCAATACCACCACTCAAATAACAGCCAATATCGACATCAGCAACCATGCGTTGTTTAACTGCATCGTCAAAATGCTCAAGGAAACCAGTCACAAAGTCATGCTCATTGAGATTAAGATCCGGTTCATAGGAACCTTTTTCCCAATACGGTTTTATTTCAACGGAATTATTATCCGTAATAGTCAAATAGTGACCTGCTGGTACCTGGTAAATACCTTCAAAACACGAATCTCGACTAGGGTAAAGCATTCGCTCTGAGCTATATACAGCGGATTGATTCCAAACAGGTTTGACACCAAGAGCCAATAGACCTTTAATTTCTGAAGATAAATATACACTTCCGTTACTAATCGCATAATAGAGAGGCTTAATCCCAAACCTATCACGTGCGGCCAACAAACGTTTGTTAACATCATCCCAGAGAACAAAAGAAAACTCTCCACGGAGGTGATCAAATAGATTCAACCCATAGTGTTTGTACAAAGGAAGAAGTATTTCACTATCTGATTGAGTTCTGAAAGGATAAGATTGGCGATACTTCTCTCTTATATCTTTATATCCATAGAGCTCACCATTTACGACAGAAACAACAGAGCCTGTATCATCTACAATTGGTTGTAACCCTGAGTCTAATCCGATTAAGCTTAATCGAGTATGCCCCATAGAGATGTTGCCATCATTTGAAGTCCAAATGTTTCGTTCGTCTGGGCCCCTATGATTGATATCATCAAGTGCACGACGAACATTATTCACATCTACTTTTTCTAAATTTGAAAAGTTATATTGACTAACAAAACCACACATAAACTATCCTACCAAACTGGAGTAAGTAACTCGCCACTGTTCGTTTTTATTCTAATATTCACAATATCTGTCTCGACATCGACCTTACTGCCAGTTAAGATTCCTACCCAGCCAGCCCCATCAACACCAACTTTTTTTAGATCGTCATTTTCGTTACAAAGTTGAACATGTTTGCTTTTAGTAGATTCAGGTATATGTATGCTTCCCAGTTTACAACTTTCTGGCGCACCATACGTTACCCCCATGCATTCAATAAGATTGCCCTTGTAAGGCGATTCTAAAGGGAGACTATTCGGGAAAAGCGTTAGTCTAATAACATGCTCCATAACCTTCGACAAAGGTATTGAGTTGGAGTCAGCTATCAATTGAGATATTGATCCACCTGCTATTCGTCCGATGTTGGCGTCGATCAAATAAGACTTTCCACCAGAAGCTAAAAACTCAGAGTGAAAATATCCATTCTTAAGCTTACTGCGCACAAGCACTTTGGAAATAATTTCTTTAGCCATGGCAAAAGAACCTGGATCTATCTCTTTTTCACCAGGAAAGTAAGCTACGGTCAAAGTATTCTCATGTCTTTCCCTATAAGTCGCGCCAACTATATTGACATCACCGTTTTCTATATAGCCTTCTAAGCTAAAGAACTCCCCTTCGATGTATTGTTGTGCTAACCAAGTACCCTTAGCCAGACTTGAACTATACGTTTCTTCTATAATACTCGGTATTTCATTAACGTTGGTTTCTAGGTCAATCGGAAATGACCCAATACTAGCGCTTATTTCAGATGGCTTAACCACTAACTTCCTATGCTTATCAAGTAATTGAGAAATTTTGTTCGGGTTAAAATCTGTAAGGTTAAAAGATAGCGTTTCCGGACTTCCCTCTAGGGCAAGTTTGCTTGTAATTTCTTTTTGTAATAGATAAAGAAGTGCTAAATCTGGACCGTTAACGTCTAGAGCTAGTGCAACTTGTATAGCATTACGCATCGCTCGATCAGTCAAAGACATTACAGCTTCAACATCAGAAATATCGTTATCTTGAATACATTGAATTATATTTTCATAACGAGATGTATCTTCAAAGTATAAGGTATAACAAAAAATATCTTTTAGTATATCCCCTCGATACAGCTCAGGGTTAAGAATAAATACAGGCTCGTATCCCATGTT is a genomic window of Vibrio sp. FE10 containing:
- a CDS encoding ATP-grasp domain-containing protein gives rise to the protein MKKIIFIDASHISSPSAAKACENMGYEPVFILNPELYRGDILKDIFCYTLYFEDTSRYENIIQCIQDNDISDVEAVMSLTDRAMRNAIQVALALDVNGPDLALLYLLQKEITSKLALEGSPETLSFNLTDFNPNKISQLLDKHRKLVVKPSEISASIGSFPIDLETNVNEIPSIIEETYSSSLAKGTWLAQQYIEGEFFSLEGYIENGDVNIVGATYRERHENTLTVAYFPGEKEIDPGSFAMAKEIISKVLVRSKLKNGYFHSEFLASGGKSYLIDANIGRIAGGSISQLIADSNSIPLSKVMEHVIRLTLFPNSLPLESPYKGNLIECMGVTYGAPESCKLGSIHIPESTKSKHVQLCNENDDLKKVGVDGAGWVGILTGSKVDVETDIVNIRIKTNSGELLTPVW
- the asnB gene encoding asparagine synthase (glutamine-hydrolyzing), whose amino-acid sequence is MCGFVSQYNFSNLEKVDVNNVRRALDDINHRGPDERNIWTSNDGNISMGHTRLSLIGLDSGLQPIVDDTGSVVSVVNGELYGYKDIREKYRQSYPFRTQSDSEILLPLYKHYGLNLFDHLRGEFSFVLWDDVNKRLLAARDRFGIKPLYYAISNGSVYLSSEIKGLLALGVKPVWNQSAVYSSERMLYPSRDSCFEGIYQVPAGHYLTITDNNSVEIKPYWEKGSYEPDLNLNEHDFVTGFLEHFDDAVKQRMVADVDIGCYLSGGIDSGAVLGTAARVSGKAPESYTIVFDNENYDELDRAKLQADFVGSKLNVLRVTEQDIVDNFDKSVRSFETPFGNTHGIAKVLLSGFVRQNGCKVVLTGEGADEVLGGYPHFREDVFRYERQHMSESDGKKLLNEMYGNYSKFPGFLLEGEIEKDLERFGEIFGYKPGMMRTGSQRGKVFSSLYKPELSAHHQRLTPYTDIIKHIDWSKTMKGDILHRSLNLWQESVLPSYILNVLGDRAEMANSVEGRVPFLDHNLYKFLMSVPSKLKISGSTEKYLLRAAMEGRVHPTVLNQCKEPFMAPPVKVHSSDLVSSPLYDYMGDTFTSQSIKDQPFYCPKKVLKSFDSLRSIEPSSRMELDRILTFVLSICIMQREFNIGVR